From Phaeodactylum tricornutum CCAP 1055/1 chromosome 11, complete sequence, one genomic window encodes:
- a CDS encoding predicted protein: protein MTTKSTPKDLIDSFPHSKLTPIATATTEPDYLSLHQLQYEINDNAETLSSTLGDGQHGHLFLVISETEYLEMTDGIPCIPPVQPPFDPVHAANATAPQILFDLYHNAIKAFRNQLLEAIPIEYIESLGHPTRGFNKVSPLEILSHLWETFGKIQASDLIANDEHMKAAWHPPTPIQQLFQQLEKGNQFIIASGQVMDERIIARIGYQIIEKTGLFDLASRNWRYKDEADKTLANFKKHFQKANKDLALTATSSSAGYHTANQSTVTKGKSYCWTHGIVHNTKHTSATCEKQAPGHKTGATLHNKQGGSTKTYQYTPPSSVAPNTPPLASSPPFFPPDAIADTGCTGHFLSTNIAHIHCQPTVPGINVVLPDGRTITSSHITELNIPSLPPAARTAHIFPGLSNGSLISIGQLCDHGCTATFTSDTVRIALNNTVVLRGGRSPYTRLWTLDSPVTPNPPATELHAPVHDKNFANHLGDHSGTLADRIAFVHASLFSPQLSTWCKAIDKGRLTTFPDITSAQVKRHPPQSVPMVKGHLDQQRSNLRSTKPKVTLSASVDPDDINFDTNPVVQVSRYTPR from the exons atGACCACCAAGTCTACTCCCAAAGACCTCATTGACTCGTTTCCGCACAGCAAACTCACCCCGATTGCTACCGCGACAACCGAACCCGATTACTTGTCGCTCCATCAGCTTCAGTATGAAATCAATGACAATGCGGAGACCCTTTCCTCCACTCTTGGAGATGGCCAACACggtcacctttttctcgtaATTTCCGAAACCGAGTACCTCGAAATGACCGACGGCATTCCATGCATTCCTCCTGTGCAACCGCCTTTCGACCCAGTTCACGCTGCCAACGCCACAGCCCCTCAAATT CTGTTTGACCTCTATCACAACGCCATTAAAGCGTTTCGCAATCAACTCCTTGAAGCCATTCCCATCGAATACATCGAATCTCTCGGTCATCCTACACGAGGCTTTAACAAAGTCTCTCCCCTCGAAATCCTTTCTCATCTCTGGGAAACTTTTGGTAAAATTCAGGCTTCGGATCtcatcgccaacgacgaaCACATGAAAGCCGCCTGGCATCCACCAACGCCTATCCAGCAACTCTTCCAGCagcttgaaaaaggcaatcagTTTATCATCGCGTCTGGCCAAGTCATGGACGAACGCATTATCGCTCGCATCGGCTACCagatcatcgaaaaaacCGGACTCTTTGATCTTGCTTCTCGCAACTGGCGTTATAAAGATGAAGCCGATAAaactttggcaaatttcaaaaaacatttccagaaggccAACAAGGATCTCGCCctcaccgccaccagcagcTCTGCGGGTTACCACACCGCAAATCAGAGTACTGTCACCAAGGGCAAAtcgtattgctggacccacGGCATCGTTCACAACACAAAGCACACCAGTGCGACATGTGAAAAACAGGCCCCGGGGCACAAAACCGGCGCTACATTGCACAACAAACAAGGCGGGTCGACTAAGACCTATCAATACACGCCACCG tcttcagttgcaccaaacacTCCTCCGTTAGCTTCCTCCCCGCCATTTTTCCCTCCCGACGCCATTGCAGACACTGGCTGTACCGGACATTTTTTGAGCACCAACATTGCTCACATACATTGCCAACCGACGGTCCCCGGCATCAATGTGGTCCTCCCTGATGGTCGCACAATCACTTCGAGTCATATCACCGAACTCAACATTCCCTCGCTTCCTCCGGCAGCTCGTACCGCCCATATCTTTCCCGGTCTCTCGAATGGATCCCTCATTTCCATCGGCCAACTTTGTGACCACGGCTGTACCGCCACGTTCACATCTGACACAGTCCGCATTGCGCTCAATAACACTGTCGTTCTCCGCGGCGGCCGTTCTCCTTACACCCGATTGTGGACCCTCGACTCCCCTGTAACGCCCAATCCGCCCGCCACAGAATTGCATGCGCCTGtgcacgacaaaaattttgcgAATCACCTCGGAGACCACTCAGGGACCCTTGCCGACCGCATTGCTTTTGTTCATGCATCCTTATTCTCGCCCCAACTTTCGACATGGTGCAAGGCCATTGACAAAGGCCGCCTCACAACCTTTCCGGACATCACGTCTGCACAGGTAAAACGGCACCCCCCACAGTCCGTCCCTATGGTCAAGGGACACCTTGACCAGCAACGGTCCAACCTACGCTCCACCAAGCCCAAGGTCACCCTGTCTGCCTCTGTTGATCCTGATGACATCAatttcgacaccaatcccGTCGTACAAgtgtcacgatatacaccaaggtgA